In one Clostridia bacterium genomic region, the following are encoded:
- the pfkB gene encoding 1-phosphofructokinase, with protein MIITLTPNPAVDQTAWVERLQPGSVHRVIDTQIDPAGKGINVSRMVHRLGWPTIAFGLLAGETGNIIEKALEVEEVQYHFVRVPGQTRVNMTVVDRAGQATSFFGPGPEVAPSSLASLDALLRFWLQAGRVLVLAGSLPPGIPTDTFASYVHMARECGVKVILDADGDALRHGVTARPDLIKPNIAEAERLVGKKLTGTAAIIRAARELAADGIGIVVVSMGSQGAICVKGKHVWRVVPPKVERRSTVGSGDAMVAGLAVALARGDGIEHGLRLGTSAGAATAMTLGTALGTAEAVCRLLPQVQVEALE; from the coding sequence ATGATCATCACGTTGACTCCTAATCCCGCCGTTGACCAGACCGCCTGGGTGGAGCGACTCCAGCCTGGAAGCGTTCACCGGGTCATCGATACGCAGATCGATCCGGCAGGCAAGGGCATCAACGTTTCGCGGATGGTGCACCGACTGGGATGGCCGACCATTGCCTTTGGCTTGCTTGCAGGAGAGACGGGCAACATTATTGAGAAGGCGTTGGAAGTTGAGGAGGTCCAGTACCACTTCGTTCGGGTTCCGGGCCAGACGCGCGTGAACATGACTGTTGTGGATCGCGCCGGCCAAGCGACGAGTTTCTTCGGCCCTGGTCCCGAGGTCGCTCCGAGTTCGCTCGCATCACTTGACGCCCTTTTGCGCTTCTGGCTTCAGGCAGGAAGGGTGCTCGTTCTCGCCGGAAGCCTTCCTCCTGGCATTCCTACGGATACCTTTGCGAGCTACGTGCATATGGCTCGGGAGTGCGGGGTGAAAGTCATTCTCGATGCCGACGGCGATGCTCTTCGGCATGGAGTCACCGCGCGGCCGGACCTCATTAAGCCCAATATTGCTGAGGCAGAGAGGCTCGTCGGAAAGAAGCTTACCGGCACTGCAGCGATTATTCGTGCGGCGAGAGAACTCGCCGCTGATGGCATCGGCATCGTAGTTGTATCAATGGGCTCCCAAGGCGCGATCTGTGTAAAGGGGAAGCATGTCTGGCGTGTGGTTCCGCCCAAGGTGGAGCGACGGAGCACCGTCGGCTCGGGAGACGCAATGGTGGCGGGCCTGGCCGTAGCACTCGCACGTGGGGACGGCATCGAGCATGGCTTGCGCCTGGGCACGTCCGCCGGGGCAGCTACGGCCATGACATTGGGTACGGCGCTAGGGACGGCCGAGGCCGTTTGTAGACTGCTCCCCCAAGTTCAAGTTGAGGCGCTCGAGTGA
- a CDS encoding TonB-dependent receptor yields MICQTISKGRRPSAACLPERRPTNVDAPQSRYGVAFRRIIKRVSLRVLVFITLVYSVSVTQTSLLVTVVDENGVAVPGASIEMRGMVSLRCTTDPAGNCRFAAPAGSYEVLVTKVGHYQAVLRDVRPSDTGQLRVTLAHTQEIKESVQVTASPPAVDAQQVAAARSLDSTQIVNIPFPVTRDIRQALPFIPGVMRDRLGQIHLAGAETYQTLTVLDGFVISDPATGELNTRFSTDAVRAIDVQDSRYSAQFGPASGGVTAFTSISGDDRFRFSATNFVPSLKLKQGVHLDKVTPRVTFSGPIAKGRAWFLLAPDAEYDNNIVSELPPGQNSNTMWRISNLAKVQVNLTPRNIFTTSFLVNGTRTAFGGISPLTPIETTLKEAHSSYLATARDQIYLAGGTMIEVALAVSRYHDRALPLGSLPFVISPGIAHGNFYRSQWTSSGRLEPQLNVYLPRFHLGGTHEFRFGAVARKTDETMAVSRTPISILREDQTLYSRILFNSIPRSRQSEAVYGGFIEDRWAPLSRLLIEVGVRADHDTALGEAAFSPRIAATYMLGPVTKLSAGIGWFHDYPTLNLLGGPAQGSRTQYIYDATGTVVIGAPVTTTFVAPAAGLRPPGSRNWSFGLEHQLTRNLIVTADYIDRHTSHDFATDLLRAGTIASELRLGNNRTTQYRALQVSARATFSEGHELLAAYTRSTAHASAVLDYSIDNPVFSPQSAGPLSWDAPNKIISWGFLPVPHLKKWAFGYSGEWHTGFPFSVFNQSQQLVGAANSRRFPDFLMINTFLERRFTLKGYNLALRGGFEDITGSKNPLVVQNNVDAANFLQYSVTARRAFTARIRFLGRK; encoded by the coding sequence GTGATTTGCCAGACGATTTCGAAGGGTCGCCGTCCATCAGCAGCATGTCTGCCCGAGCGCCGCCCAACAAACGTCGATGCACCACAGTCGCGTTACGGAGTTGCTTTCCGCCGCATCATAAAACGAGTGTCCCTGAGAGTTCTGGTTTTCATTACGCTCGTGTACTCCGTCTCTGTAACCCAGACATCGCTGCTGGTCACAGTCGTAGATGAAAACGGCGTCGCAGTGCCGGGGGCCAGCATCGAAATGCGCGGCATGGTGAGCTTGCGTTGTACGACAGATCCTGCCGGGAACTGCCGTTTCGCCGCACCCGCTGGTTCCTATGAGGTTTTAGTCACGAAAGTCGGGCACTACCAGGCCGTGTTACGCGACGTTCGACCATCTGACACTGGCCAGCTCCGAGTAACACTCGCTCACACGCAGGAGATCAAAGAGTCGGTGCAGGTGACTGCCTCGCCGCCTGCGGTTGACGCACAGCAGGTTGCCGCTGCGCGGTCCCTCGACAGCACACAAATTGTTAACATCCCGTTCCCTGTAACCCGTGACATCCGTCAGGCGCTCCCCTTCATTCCAGGAGTGATGCGGGATCGGTTGGGGCAGATTCATCTGGCCGGCGCAGAAACGTATCAAACGCTTACGGTTCTCGACGGGTTCGTCATTTCCGATCCAGCGACAGGAGAGCTGAACACGCGATTTTCTACCGATGCTGTTCGAGCAATCGATGTCCAGGACAGTAGATATTCGGCTCAGTTTGGTCCCGCATCCGGGGGTGTGACGGCGTTTACAAGCATCTCCGGCGATGACCGCTTTCGGTTTTCCGCAACAAACTTCGTCCCTTCTCTGAAGCTTAAGCAGGGGGTCCATCTCGATAAGGTAACTCCCCGGGTTACTTTCTCCGGTCCGATCGCGAAGGGGCGTGCGTGGTTCCTGCTTGCGCCCGATGCCGAATACGACAACAACATCGTCTCAGAGCTTCCGCCTGGCCAGAACAGCAACACGATGTGGCGGATTTCGAACTTGGCGAAGGTTCAAGTCAACCTGACACCAAGAAACATTTTCACTACGAGCTTTCTAGTCAACGGAACGAGAACGGCTTTCGGTGGCATTTCCCCCCTTACGCCGATTGAAACAACGTTGAAAGAGGCTCATTCTTCCTACCTTGCCACGGCCCGTGATCAGATTTACCTCGCGGGCGGCACAATGATCGAGGTAGCGCTCGCGGTGAGCCGTTACCATGATCGCGCGCTTCCGCTCGGATCTTTGCCTTTCGTAATCAGTCCGGGAATTGCGCACGGCAATTTCTATCGTTCGCAGTGGACAAGTTCCGGACGTCTCGAGCCCCAGTTGAATGTATATCTGCCGCGGTTCCACCTGGGCGGCACCCACGAGTTCCGGTTCGGCGCCGTTGCTCGAAAGACCGACGAGACCATGGCCGTGTCGCGCACGCCAATCTCGATACTGCGCGAAGATCAAACGCTGTACAGCCGAATACTTTTCAACAGCATTCCGCGTTCGCGACAGTCCGAGGCCGTTTATGGTGGTTTCATTGAGGATCGCTGGGCGCCTCTATCGCGATTGCTGATTGAAGTGGGGGTGCGCGCCGACCACGACACAGCGTTAGGCGAGGCTGCATTCTCTCCTCGCATTGCCGCAACGTACATGCTGGGCCCCGTAACCAAGTTGAGCGCTGGCATAGGCTGGTTTCACGATTACCCGACATTGAACTTGTTGGGTGGTCCAGCGCAGGGTTCGCGAACGCAGTATATCTACGACGCAACGGGAACTGTCGTGATCGGTGCGCCGGTAACCACAACGTTTGTTGCGCCAGCTGCTGGATTGCGGCCGCCGGGATCGCGGAACTGGAGCTTCGGACTTGAACACCAACTCACGCGGAACTTGATCGTTACTGCTGATTACATCGACCGCCACACCTCGCACGATTTCGCAACTGACCTGCTGCGAGCCGGCACGATTGCAAGCGAACTTCGGCTTGGCAACAATCGGACAACCCAATACCGTGCGTTGCAAGTTAGCGCGCGTGCCACCTTCAGCGAAGGTCACGAGCTCCTCGCAGCATATACGCGTTCCACCGCGCACGCTTCCGCCGTACTGGACTACTCGATCGACAATCCCGTATTCAGCCCGCAGTCCGCAGGACCGCTATCGTGGGATGCCCCGAATAAGATCATTTCCTGGGGATTCCTCCCCGTACCGCACCTCAAGAAGTGGGCCTTCGGTTACTCGGGGGAGTGGCACACCGGGTTCCCGTTCAGCGTTTTCAACCAATCCCAGCAACTCGTTGGCGCAGCTAACTCTCGCCGGTTTCCCGATTTCCTGATGATCAACACGTTTCTCGAGCGTCGCTTTACGTTGAAGGGTTACAACCTTGCGCTGCGTGGGGGTTTCGAGGACATCACCGGCAGCAAGAACCCGCTCGTCGTGCAGAACAATGTCGATGCCGCAAACTTTCTTCAGTACAGCGTCACCGCGCGCCGTGCATTCACCGCACGGATCCGATTCCTGGGCAGGAAATGA
- a CDS encoding efflux RND transporter periplasmic adaptor subunit gives MQKLKERDFNEAKKMFQIASFSKWSKYSVAIFAIVASFLISSCKSTKPGAMAAGPVEVAIVTVRPERVVLNTELPGRTCSYLVAEIRPQVNGLIRSRAFREGANVKAGDLLYQIDSAPYQAAYNQAKAALATSEAELTTAKANLPAIRLRAERLKGLAEIHAVGQQDYDDASAALQQAEATVEARKAAVEVNRAAVESAHINLSYTPIKSPISGRIGISNVTVGGMATAYQPTALAVVQQLNPIYVDVVQGSAELLSLRQRLENGRLNRNGSVQNKVKLILEDKTAYPLEGNLQFRDVTVDPTTGSVTLRLVFPNPEQVLLPGMFVRAIVQEGVSEQALLVPQQGVTRNAKGIPVAWVVNKDDKVEQRVLELDRAIGDKWLVTSGLSAGDRLIVEGLQRVRPGDLVRAVPFTEPATGEPGAENGKNTPQQKARGEGHV, from the coding sequence ATGCAAAAACTGAAAGAGCGTGACTTCAACGAAGCGAAGAAGATGTTTCAGATCGCGTCTTTTAGCAAATGGTCAAAATATTCTGTGGCAATCTTCGCTATTGTTGCGAGCTTCCTCATTTCCAGTTGTAAATCAACGAAACCCGGCGCGATGGCTGCGGGCCCTGTTGAGGTTGCGATTGTCACTGTTCGTCCCGAGCGCGTGGTTTTGAACACCGAATTGCCTGGGCGTACGTGTTCCTACCTTGTTGCCGAGATCCGCCCTCAGGTGAATGGCTTGATCAGAAGCCGAGCCTTCCGTGAGGGCGCGAATGTTAAAGCAGGCGACTTGCTATATCAAATCGATTCGGCGCCTTACCAGGCAGCATATAACCAGGCCAAGGCCGCGCTAGCCACCTCGGAGGCGGAACTCACTACGGCAAAGGCAAATCTGCCAGCCATTCGGCTGCGGGCGGAGCGCTTGAAAGGGCTTGCAGAAATCCATGCGGTTGGACAGCAGGACTACGACGACGCCAGCGCAGCACTTCAGCAAGCCGAAGCTACTGTTGAGGCGCGCAAAGCGGCTGTCGAGGTTAACCGCGCTGCTGTTGAGAGTGCCCACATCAATTTGTCCTATACACCGATCAAGTCACCGATCTCGGGTCGCATCGGCATATCCAATGTCACAGTTGGTGGAATGGCAACTGCTTATCAGCCCACCGCGTTGGCAGTTGTTCAGCAACTGAATCCTATCTACGTGGATGTAGTGCAGGGCAGCGCTGAGTTGCTGAGCCTGCGTCAGCGTCTCGAAAACGGGCGACTCAACCGCAATGGGTCGGTTCAAAACAAGGTGAAGTTGATTCTGGAGGACAAGACCGCTTATCCGCTCGAAGGCAATCTTCAGTTCCGAGACGTTACCGTGGATCCAACCACCGGCTCAGTCACCCTACGCCTGGTTTTCCCAAATCCTGAACAAGTGCTTCTTCCAGGGATGTTCGTAAGGGCTATCGTGCAGGAGGGCGTTAGCGAACAGGCACTTCTCGTACCTCAACAGGGCGTAACGCGCAACGCGAAAGGCATACCTGTCGCATGGGTCGTGAACAAGGACGACAAGGTAGAGCAGCGGGTGCTTGAACTAGACCGCGCCATCGGCGACAAATGGCTTGTGACCAGCGGCCTCTCGGCCGGTGACCGACTGATCGTGGAGGGACTACAACGCGTGCGCCCAGGAGATCTTGTTCGGGCTGTTCCGTTCACGGAGCCGGCCACTGGGGAACCTGGAGCCGAGAACGGTAAGAACACTCCGCAGCAGAAGGCAAGAGGGGAAGGACATGTCTAA
- a CDS encoding efflux RND transporter permease subunit has translation MSKFFLDRPVFAWVIAIAMMLGGALAIYNLPISQYPPIAPPSISIRAVYPGASAKTVEDSVVQIIEQKMTGLDRMLYMNATSDSAGSAMLELTFAPGTDPDLAWSKVQNKLQLAMPMLPEVVQRQGVTVSKSTRNYLMLVGVVSDNPDVDQHDLTDYAVSQIQPSLARVPGVGEVEAFGSQYSMRVWFDPNKLTQYNMTVGDVIAAIRTYNVQVSAGQFGGSPAVTGQRLNASILVQSLLKTPEEFGSIPLRNNPDGSIVRVRDVARTELGTEFYDVQSTFNGKPSAILPIRQEPGANALDTAAAVKAKMQELSKYFPSGMRVVYPYDTTPFVKVAIGEVVRTLFEAIILVFLIMYLFLGNMRATLVPTIAVPVVILGTFGVLALSGFSINMLTMFAMVLAIGLLVDDAIVVVENVERVMSEEGLSPREATRKSMQEITGALVGIGFVLSAVFAPMIFFPGSTGIIYRQFSVTVIASMMLSVLVALILTPVLCASLLKPVAKGHEAAETGFRLLRPFFLGFDRIFNSLRDKYESLVGRILRARTPAFIAFVLIVVVMGFFYLRMPTAYLPDEDQGILMAIVQLPPGSTREQTEQEMEKVRRHFLEDQKEAVESCLAVTGVSFAGRGQNQGMAFVMLRDWKLRDREDLRAKAVAGKAMKAFAGMRGAVAFAFPPPAVVELGSSTGFDFMLQDRGGLGHEKLMEARGQVLAMAAKDPRLVRVRPNGLEDVPEFHSDVDWDKAGALGVPISNIHQTVSAAFGSAYVNDFIQGGRVKRVYVQADAPYRMLPTDLERLYVRNSKGGMVPFNTLTSGRWVYDSPRLERFNGFPALNFQGEPAPGRSSGEAMQAMEEIVSKLPKGIGHDWTGLSFQERMASTQTGLLYSFAILVIFLVLAALYESWTVPISIMLALPLGVIGGVLASSFRGLPNDVYFQIGLLTVLGLTTKNAILIVQFAKTRLDQGAGLIEATLEAAKLRLRPIVMTSLAFGFGVLPLAIASGAGAGAQSAIGTSVLGGMVTATFLAIFFIPLFFVTVVQFIQKKGNTTEQPASSDAPSPAEGQ, from the coding sequence ATGTCTAAATTCTTCCTCGACCGCCCCGTCTTCGCTTGGGTCATCGCCATTGCCATGATGCTTGGGGGCGCCTTGGCAATTTACAACCTGCCAATCTCCCAGTATCCGCCGATTGCTCCGCCGTCCATCTCAATCCGCGCCGTCTACCCAGGCGCCAGCGCTAAGACGGTGGAAGACAGCGTGGTTCAGATCATCGAGCAGAAGATGACCGGGCTGGATCGAATGCTGTACATGAATGCGACCAGTGATTCAGCCGGCAGCGCGATGCTGGAACTCACTTTCGCACCCGGCACCGACCCAGACCTCGCCTGGTCAAAGGTACAGAACAAACTGCAACTCGCCATGCCCATGCTGCCCGAGGTAGTGCAGCGGCAGGGCGTTACTGTCAGCAAATCAACCCGCAATTATCTGATGCTGGTCGGCGTTGTCTCCGATAACCCCGATGTGGATCAGCACGATCTCACCGATTACGCGGTCTCGCAGATTCAGCCATCCCTGGCGCGCGTACCCGGTGTCGGCGAAGTCGAAGCCTTCGGATCCCAGTACTCCATGCGAGTATGGTTCGATCCCAACAAACTCACTCAGTACAACATGACGGTCGGGGATGTCATTGCGGCGATCCGTACCTACAACGTGCAGGTCTCTGCAGGTCAATTTGGCGGATCCCCAGCGGTAACGGGCCAACGGCTTAATGCGTCGATCCTGGTGCAATCGCTGCTCAAGACTCCCGAAGAGTTCGGTTCTATACCCCTTCGGAACAATCCGGATGGATCAATCGTTCGCGTCCGGGATGTGGCACGTACCGAATTAGGAACCGAGTTTTATGATGTCCAGTCGACATTTAACGGAAAGCCATCCGCTATCCTTCCCATCCGGCAGGAACCCGGAGCTAACGCGCTGGACACTGCCGCGGCCGTTAAGGCCAAGATGCAGGAATTGTCCAAGTACTTCCCCTCCGGAATGAGGGTTGTATATCCATACGATACGACTCCTTTCGTCAAAGTCGCCATCGGTGAGGTGGTCAGAACCCTGTTCGAGGCCATCATCCTGGTGTTCCTGATCATGTACCTCTTCCTCGGCAACATGCGTGCGACGTTAGTACCAACGATCGCTGTGCCGGTGGTGATCCTGGGCACGTTCGGCGTCCTCGCATTGTCTGGTTTTTCCATCAACATGTTGACGATGTTCGCCATGGTTCTGGCCATCGGGCTCCTGGTGGACGATGCAATCGTCGTGGTGGAAAACGTGGAGCGCGTGATGAGCGAGGAAGGACTTTCCCCACGGGAAGCCACTCGCAAATCAATGCAGGAGATCACCGGCGCCCTGGTCGGCATTGGGTTTGTGTTATCAGCCGTTTTCGCCCCGATGATCTTCTTCCCCGGTTCCACGGGCATCATCTACCGCCAGTTCTCGGTGACGGTGATTGCCTCCATGATGCTGTCGGTTCTTGTCGCTCTGATCCTGACGCCGGTTCTTTGCGCCTCGCTACTTAAGCCAGTAGCAAAAGGGCACGAGGCTGCGGAGACCGGATTCCGCCTGCTTCGTCCGTTTTTCCTGGGGTTCGACCGCATCTTCAACTCTCTGCGTGACAAGTACGAGTCGCTGGTGGGACGCATTCTCAGGGCAAGAACACCCGCCTTCATCGCGTTTGTTCTGATCGTCGTGGTGATGGGTTTCTTCTACTTGCGAATGCCAACGGCCTATCTACCCGATGAGGATCAGGGAATCCTCATGGCCATAGTGCAACTGCCCCCCGGATCTACACGCGAACAGACGGAACAGGAAATGGAGAAGGTACGTCGTCACTTTCTAGAGGATCAGAAGGAAGCGGTTGAATCATGCCTGGCGGTGACGGGAGTCAGCTTCGCTGGCCGGGGCCAAAACCAGGGCATGGCGTTCGTTATGCTGCGGGACTGGAAACTCCGCGACCGGGAGGATCTTCGGGCCAAAGCAGTCGCAGGGAAAGCAATGAAGGCGTTCGCAGGCATGAGAGGCGCCGTGGCGTTTGCGTTCCCTCCACCGGCTGTTGTAGAGCTCGGCTCTTCCACCGGTTTCGATTTCATGCTGCAGGATCGCGGAGGACTGGGACATGAGAAGCTGATGGAAGCCCGCGGTCAAGTTCTCGCTATGGCGGCTAAGGACCCAAGGCTGGTGCGCGTCCGTCCCAACGGCTTGGAAGATGTGCCCGAATTCCACAGTGATGTGGATTGGGACAAAGCCGGCGCTTTGGGAGTTCCCATCTCAAACATACATCAGACAGTCTCTGCCGCATTCGGAAGCGCTTATGTGAACGACTTTATCCAAGGCGGCCGCGTGAAGCGAGTATACGTCCAAGCCGACGCTCCATACCGCATGCTTCCAACCGACTTGGAGCGGCTGTATGTCCGCAACTCAAAGGGCGGCATGGTGCCGTTCAATACTCTGACTTCGGGGCGATGGGTCTATGACTCTCCGCGATTGGAGAGATTCAACGGTTTCCCCGCGCTGAATTTTCAGGGCGAGCCGGCTCCAGGTAGAAGTTCCGGTGAGGCGATGCAAGCAATGGAGGAAATCGTCTCGAAGCTGCCCAAGGGCATAGGTCATGATTGGACTGGGCTTTCCTTCCAGGAGCGCATGGCCTCGACGCAAACAGGACTACTGTATTCCTTCGCGATCCTCGTGATTTTCCTGGTTCTCGCAGCCTTGTATGAGAGTTGGACAGTTCCTATTTCGATCATGCTCGCGCTGCCTCTCGGTGTCATCGGTGGCGTGCTGGCATCCTCATTTCGGGGCTTGCCGAATGACGTTTACTTCCAGATCGGCTTACTTACCGTTCTTGGACTGACCACTAAGAACGCCATTCTGATTGTTCAGTTTGCCAAGACTAGGTTGGATCAGGGGGCGGGGTTGATCGAAGCCACGCTTGAAGCTGCCAAGCTTCGCCTTCGTCCGATTGTGATGACGTCCCTGGCATTCGGATTCGGCGTGCTGCCTCTGGCAATTGCCTCCGGAGCAGGTGCGGGTGCTCAATCCGCAATTGGCACAAGCGTGCTCGGAGGAATGGTAACGGCTACATTCCTTGCAATTTTCTTTATCCCACTGTTCTTCGTGACGGTGGTTCAATTCATCCAGAAGAAGGGCAACACCACCGAACAGCCCGCCTCTTCCGACGCACCGAGCCCAGCGGAGGGGCAATAA
- a CDS encoding NAD-dependent succinate-semialdehyde dehydrogenase produces the protein MPIRTQNPATGEVLRSFDSLSDSDIDKKLQLASETFRAWRKTPFTTRGKMMREAAKVLEQNKREYARLMTMEMGKPIGAAVQEVEKCARGCDFYAENAERLLADDQEGSEPTRSFVTYQPLGAVLAIMPWNFPMWQVFRFAAPGLMAGNVGLLKHASNVPQCALAIEDVFKQAGFPEGTFQTLLIGSDKVNRIIEDERIAAVTLTGSVDAGRSVAATAGKVIKKSVLELGGSDPFIVMPSANLDRTVNTAVQARTINNGQSCIAAKRFIVHEKIAQEFEQKFAERMKELQVGDPMDEKTDVGPLATEDVLGDLERQVQETVKAGARVLCGGKRLDGPGFFYAPTALADIPKGTPAHDDELFGPVASLFRARDMANAIEIANDTKFGLGSSLWSNDEHERSIFIERIEAGMAFINGMVASDPRIPFGGVKQSGYGRELSVNGIREFVNVKTVCIYELESASGSSTE, from the coding sequence ATGCCAATCAGAACGCAGAATCCTGCAACCGGAGAAGTTCTCCGCAGCTTTGATTCACTTTCCGACTCCGACATAGACAAAAAACTCCAGCTTGCGAGTGAAACGTTCCGGGCATGGAGGAAGACTCCTTTCACGACGCGCGGCAAAATGATGCGTGAGGCTGCGAAAGTGCTCGAGCAGAACAAGCGAGAGTATGCACGCCTGATGACCATGGAGATGGGCAAACCGATCGGGGCTGCGGTGCAGGAGGTGGAGAAGTGCGCCCGCGGATGCGACTTCTATGCCGAAAATGCCGAGCGATTGTTGGCAGATGATCAGGAAGGGTCGGAGCCTACGCGGAGTTTCGTAACCTATCAGCCACTCGGAGCTGTGCTGGCAATCATGCCCTGGAATTTCCCAATGTGGCAGGTGTTCCGCTTCGCCGCTCCGGGATTGATGGCTGGAAACGTTGGACTGCTAAAGCACGCGTCAAATGTTCCGCAATGCGCGTTGGCGATCGAGGACGTTTTCAAGCAGGCAGGATTCCCGGAGGGAACATTCCAGACGCTGCTCATCGGCTCCGACAAGGTGAACCGCATTATTGAAGACGAGCGCATTGCCGCGGTGACACTGACGGGCAGCGTTGATGCAGGAAGGAGCGTGGCCGCGACCGCCGGGAAGGTCATCAAGAAGTCTGTGCTTGAGCTCGGCGGCAGCGATCCGTTCATCGTGATGCCGAGCGCGAATTTGGACCGCACCGTGAACACAGCGGTACAGGCGAGGACAATTAACAACGGGCAATCTTGCATTGCGGCGAAGCGCTTCATCGTACACGAGAAGATCGCGCAGGAGTTCGAACAGAAATTTGCGGAGCGAATGAAGGAACTCCAGGTTGGCGACCCCATGGATGAGAAGACGGACGTTGGTCCTCTGGCCACAGAGGATGTGCTAGGCGATCTCGAAAGGCAGGTGCAAGAGACAGTGAAGGCTGGTGCGCGCGTGTTATGCGGCGGCAAGCGCCTGGATGGTCCTGGATTTTTTTACGCACCTACTGCGTTGGCCGACATTCCGAAAGGCACACCTGCGCACGATGATGAGCTGTTTGGTCCGGTGGCATCGCTGTTCCGTGCTCGTGACATGGCGAACGCCATAGAGATTGCGAATGACACGAAGTTTGGCCTGGGCTCAAGTCTGTGGTCGAACGATGAACACGAGCGCAGCATCTTCATCGAACGAATTGAAGCGGGCATGGCGTTCATCAACGGTATGGTTGCATCCGATCCGCGCATTCCGTTTGGAGGAGTGAAACAGTCTGGCTACGGACGCGAGTTGAGCGTCAACGGGATCCGCGAGTTTGTGAACGTTAAGACCGTGTGCATCTACGAACTCGAGAGCGCGAGCGGCAGCAGCACCGAGTAA
- a CDS encoding efflux transporter outer membrane subunit, with product MYRILIVITMAACLGGCVRPKYERPTLPVPPAWPESTASETSVPDAPDVASLKWREFFTDKELQSVIELALANNRDLRVAALNAERVQALYRIQRAEQYPTVAASADGQVYQVPEDMSVTGRTYKAEQYNVGLGAASWELDLFGRVRSLKSRALELYLSTEQARSAAQISLVSAVANTYLTLAADRENLRLAQTTLDAQQASYELIQRSREAGIASDLDLRQAQSQVEAARVDIAQYNGQVALDENALNLLVGTPVAPSLLPTQLGTDRTLKDVSAGVPSEVLLRRPDILTAEHQLKAAYANIGAARAAFFPRIALTAGAGYMSGDLSNLVTSGSKTWNFAPQAVLPIFDAGARRANLKVSKVDRDLATAQYERSIQSAFREVSDSLALRKRLTEQQDAQQALVNALDETYRLSEARYRAGIDSYLSVLVAQRSLYGAQQGLVTLRMARMSNLVTLYKVLGGGA from the coding sequence ATGTATCGAATACTTATTGTCATAACGATGGCCGCTTGCCTGGGCGGGTGTGTACGTCCGAAATACGAACGTCCCACGTTGCCAGTTCCTCCTGCTTGGCCGGAAAGCACTGCAAGTGAGACCAGCGTTCCGGATGCGCCTGATGTCGCTAGTCTGAAATGGCGGGAGTTCTTCACCGACAAAGAGCTTCAATCGGTGATCGAATTGGCTCTGGCCAACAACCGCGATCTCAGGGTGGCCGCACTCAATGCCGAGAGGGTTCAAGCTCTCTACCGCATTCAACGTGCCGAGCAGTATCCCACGGTTGCAGCTTCTGCCGACGGACAGGTCTACCAGGTTCCGGAAGACATGTCGGTGACCGGCCGGACTTACAAAGCGGAACAATACAACGTGGGCCTCGGTGCCGCCTCGTGGGAGCTTGACCTGTTCGGGCGCGTCCGCAGCTTGAAAAGCCGCGCGTTGGAACTTTACCTCTCGACGGAGCAGGCCCGCTCCGCTGCGCAAATTTCATTGGTATCTGCGGTTGCTAACACTTACCTCACACTTGCTGCAGATCGGGAGAATCTGCGTTTAGCTCAAACCACTCTCGACGCGCAACAGGCTTCTTACGAACTGATTCAGCGCTCACGGGAAGCTGGCATCGCCTCGGACCTCGATCTGCGGCAAGCGCAGAGCCAGGTGGAAGCGGCGCGAGTTGACATCGCTCAATACAACGGGCAAGTGGCTCTGGATGAAAATGCACTCAACCTGCTTGTCGGAACGCCAGTGGCGCCAAGTTTGCTGCCCACACAACTGGGTACCGATCGCACGCTGAAGGATGTCTCCGCCGGAGTGCCATCGGAAGTACTGCTCCGCCGTCCAGACATATTGACTGCGGAGCACCAGTTGAAAGCTGCTTACGCCAACATTGGGGCAGCCCGCGCCGCATTTTTCCCGCGGATCGCATTGACCGCCGGCGCTGGGTATATGAGTGGTGATTTGTCGAACTTGGTAACGAGCGGGTCGAAGACCTGGAATTTCGCTCCGCAGGCGGTCTTGCCCATCTTCGATGCTGGCGCCCGTCGAGCAAATCTCAAGGTCTCGAAAGTGGATCGCGACCTCGCCACCGCTCAATATGAAAGATCGATACAGTCGGCCTTCCGCGAAGTTAGCGACTCACTGGCTCTGCGGAAAAGGTTGACCGAACAGCAAGACGCGCAGCAGGCGTTAGTGAATGCGCTGGACGAAACGTATCGACTTTCCGAGGCTCGCTACAGGGCAGGTATCGACAGTTACCTGAGCGTGCTTGTTGCTCAGCGCTCGCTGTACGGTGCGCAGCAGGGTCTGGTCACACTGCGTATGGCCCGAATGTCCAATCTCGTCACCTTGTATAAGGTGCTGGGCGGAGGCGCGTGA